The Candidatus Izemoplasmatales bacterium genome has a segment encoding these proteins:
- a CDS encoding rhomboid family intramembrane serine protease produces MERIFEFLKRLFRQTPVTADLIVLNVAMFVATLLLGGFSTENLVRLGGLVPAYVTDGGEWLRVLAAMFLHGGILHFAMNMVALYYLGTAMERALGPTRQLALYLFAGIGGNLVIAFFGKPYVLTIGASGALYGIMAAMFYITLVRPHWYTPGSVAAIRRMIVINFAITFLIPNISVIGHLAGFGCGLLAAVALIPKVPYFARRRRVEPEDDDDDGYPSA; encoded by the coding sequence ATGGAACGCATCTTCGAATTCCTGAAACGCCTGTTCCGGCAGACGCCGGTGACCGCCGACCTGATCGTCCTGAACGTCGCGATGTTCGTCGCCACGCTTCTGCTCGGCGGTTTCTCGACGGAGAACCTCGTCCGCCTCGGCGGCCTCGTACCCGCCTACGTCACCGACGGCGGCGAATGGCTCCGGGTCCTCGCCGCGATGTTTCTCCACGGCGGCATCCTCCACTTCGCGATGAACATGGTCGCGCTCTACTATCTCGGCACGGCGATGGAACGCGCGCTCGGACCGACGCGCCAGCTCGCGCTCTATCTGTTCGCCGGCATCGGCGGAAACCTCGTGATCGCCTTCTTCGGAAAACCCTACGTCCTCACGATCGGCGCGAGCGGCGCCCTCTACGGCATCATGGCCGCGATGTTCTACATCACCCTCGTCCGCCCGCACTGGTACACGCCGGGGTCGGTCGCGGCGATCCGCCGGATGATCGTGATCAACTTCGCCATCACCTTCCTGATCCCCAACATCAGCGTCATCGGCCATCTCGCCGGCTTCGGCTGCGGCCTGCTTGCGGCCGTCGCGCTGATTCCGAAGGTTCCCTACTTCGCGCGCCGCCGGCGCGTCGAACCGGAGGACGATGACGACGACGGGTATCCGTCCGCCTGA
- a CDS encoding MATE family efflux transporter produces MDSTNLSPREERRRSFILSGNLWGVVATITFPLAVYAVFNYLYAFFDTILAGRIGSDAVASLLIFDDIKAVVSAIGIGIAAAGTVFVARHYGAGEYEEARRHAGAMLWLSLVASTVFAIVVMVFWKPLLAVLSTPDEVVASGLGYYLVQMASTVVLAFNSVYMGVERAKGNTAMILALNVVAMLVKMALSAWFVLGLGFGMTAVAVATLIAQGLLSILAAVALFRRGNSIAVRARDVRYAKDYSLPIFRVALPVIGGKMLFSLGRVFVNAIGTAYGTSALAAFSLAMKTGSAAGSLASVFEDPTTAITSQNLGARKLRRAFSTWGVAMTLSALLGFAGVFVLTFFLEDFALLFTGGDASLVPLVSTIFAWERFSVVTSAVIVITAGFFLGFKITKVTFILNLIRLFFLRIPTLLVALKLGVGPVAFGYAMFVSNTGTALIALFMIALFHRRVKNFGYREMSLSDV; encoded by the coding sequence ATGGATTCGACGAACCTGTCGCCGCGCGAAGAGCGACGGCGATCCTTCATCCTGAGCGGCAACCTCTGGGGCGTGGTCGCGACGATCACCTTCCCGCTCGCGGTCTACGCCGTCTTCAACTACCTCTACGCCTTCTTCGACACGATCCTCGCGGGACGCATCGGTTCCGACGCGGTCGCGTCGCTCCTCATCTTCGACGACATCAAGGCCGTCGTCTCGGCGATCGGCATCGGCATCGCCGCCGCCGGCACGGTCTTCGTCGCGCGCCACTACGGCGCCGGCGAGTACGAGGAGGCGCGCCGCCACGCCGGCGCGATGCTCTGGCTTTCGCTCGTCGCGAGCACCGTCTTCGCGATCGTCGTGATGGTCTTCTGGAAGCCCCTGCTCGCGGTCCTGAGCACGCCCGACGAGGTCGTCGCAAGCGGCCTCGGGTACTATCTCGTGCAGATGGCCTCGACCGTCGTCCTCGCCTTCAACTCGGTCTACATGGGCGTCGAGCGGGCCAAGGGCAACACCGCCATGATCCTCGCGCTCAACGTCGTCGCGATGCTCGTCAAGATGGCCCTGTCCGCCTGGTTCGTCCTCGGCCTTGGCTTCGGGATGACCGCCGTCGCGGTCGCGACCCTGATCGCCCAGGGACTGCTTTCGATCCTCGCCGCGGTCGCCCTATTCCGCCGAGGCAACTCGATCGCGGTCCGCGCCCGCGACGTCCGCTACGCGAAGGACTATTCGCTCCCGATCTTCCGGGTCGCCCTGCCGGTCATCGGCGGGAAGATGCTCTTCAGCCTCGGCCGCGTCTTCGTGAACGCGATCGGGACCGCCTACGGCACCTCGGCGCTCGCGGCCTTCTCGCTCGCGATGAAGACCGGCAGCGCCGCCGGATCGCTCGCATCCGTGTTCGAGGATCCGACGACCGCGATCACGAGCCAGAACCTCGGGGCGCGGAAGCTCCGCCGTGCCTTCTCGACGTGGGGGGTGGCGATGACGCTCTCCGCCCTGTTGGGCTTCGCCGGGGTGTTCGTCCTCACGTTCTTCCTCGAGGACTTCGCCCTTCTCTTCACCGGCGGCGACGCAAGCCTCGTCCCGCTCGTTTCGACGATCTTCGCGTGGGAGCGGTTCTCGGTCGTGACCTCCGCCGTGATCGTCATCACCGCCGGCTTCTTCCTCGGCTTCAAGATCACGAAGGTCACGTTCATCCTGAACCTGATCAGGCTGTTCTTCCTCCGCATCCCGACCCTCCTCGTCGCCCTGAAGCTGGGCGTCGGACCGGTGGCGTTCGGCTACGCGATGTTCGTCTCCAACACCGGCACCGCCCTGATCGCGCTTTTCATGATCGCGCTCTTCCACCGCCGGGTGAAAAACTTCGGCTACCGCGAGATGTCGCTTTCGGACGTCTGA
- a CDS encoding MFS transporter, with translation MRLWNRNFTILTLGSFISALGAACAGIGFGFLVYQKTGSPLTLALFTVANIVPRMLTSFLAGPFVDRHSRAKIIYSLDFLSATCFTLVALILFLGFFDVVVFTLLAAFFGIIDTVYQLAFMSLFPDTIPDGQFARAYSISSLIWPVTAAVMTPIAAYMVDTYVHGIAILMAFNAATYLTAAIFETRMRIRETLNEKPVERFQFIHDAREGFRFYKTDRGLLGIGLLFMFFSIAWAGPDLLLMPYFMTHETFTLQHFSWLITASSIGRIVGGIVHYAFVYPPKRRLAIAVAVYFAIEAISASFLFMPYPVMVGMYFLSGLLAVTSFNIRMSATQAYLPAAMRGRLNAAQGLLMNVGTIVGCLAVGMVAEFSGIGYRTIIASVALVSVTAIFLFPIRMRASFRKIYNAVGREGAQA, from the coding sequence ATGCGCCTCTGGAACAGGAATTTCACGATCCTCACCCTCGGATCGTTCATCTCCGCCCTCGGCGCCGCCTGCGCCGGCATCGGCTTCGGCTTCCTCGTCTACCAGAAGACCGGGTCGCCGCTCACGCTCGCGCTCTTCACGGTCGCGAACATCGTCCCTCGCATGCTCACGTCGTTCCTCGCGGGACCGTTCGTCGACCGCCACTCGCGCGCGAAGATCATCTATTCCCTCGACTTCCTCTCCGCGACCTGCTTCACCCTCGTCGCCCTGATCCTCTTCCTCGGTTTCTTCGACGTCGTCGTCTTCACCCTCCTCGCGGCCTTCTTCGGAATCATCGATACCGTCTACCAGCTCGCCTTCATGAGCCTCTTTCCGGATACGATCCCGGACGGTCAGTTCGCGCGGGCGTATTCGATCTCGAGCCTGATCTGGCCGGTCACGGCCGCGGTGATGACGCCGATCGCGGCCTACATGGTCGACACCTACGTCCACGGGATCGCGATCCTGATGGCGTTCAACGCCGCGACGTACCTGACCGCGGCGATTTTCGAGACACGGATGCGGATCCGCGAGACGCTGAACGAGAAGCCGGTCGAACGCTTCCAGTTCATCCATGACGCGCGCGAGGGATTCCGCTTCTACAAGACCGACCGGGGGCTGCTCGGGATCGGGCTGCTCTTCATGTTCTTCTCGATCGCGTGGGCGGGACCCGACCTGCTTCTGATGCCGTACTTCATGACCCACGAGACGTTCACGCTCCAGCACTTCTCGTGGCTCATCACCGCGAGCTCGATCGGACGGATCGTCGGCGGGATCGTCCACTACGCCTTCGTCTATCCGCCGAAGCGGCGGCTGGCGATCGCCGTCGCCGTCTACTTCGCGATCGAGGCGATCAGCGCGAGCTTCCTCTTCATGCCCTATCCCGTGATGGTCGGGATGTACTTCCTCTCCGGCCTGCTCGCGGTCACCTCCTTCAACATCCGCATGTCGGCGACGCAGGCGTACCTGCCGGCCGCGATGCGCGGACGGCTGAACGCCGCGCAGGGCCTCCTCATGAACGTCGGCACGATCGTCGGCTGCCTCGCCGTCGGAATGGTCGCGGAATTCTCGGGCATCGGCTACCGCACGATCATCGCCTCGGTCGCATTGGTCTCGGTCACGGCGATCTTCCTGTTCCCGATCCGGATGCGCGCCTCGTTCCGGAAGATCTACAACGCCGTCGGCCGCGAGGGCGCGCAAGCCTGA
- a CDS encoding sialate O-acetylesterase has product MRRLLAFALSALVLALSACVPGTTLGTTTASTTIGTPVATTTTLPTALSTTVRTTRADETSDIALDFDLSQYDYLAPTVPIALPSIFADHLVFQRNKPIRVFGTGTPGGIALAKLVLAQDPSVFETAAAIVAADGTFALELAALPGSFDAYVLTVSDTVREIRIVDVLVGEVWIAGGQSNMAMTVREADGGVALADAADDSRIRIFDQAIGDHDGSYPSSPAADVAGGAWTVADSAAGVLDCSAIGYAFARELKRLLGEEHLDMPVAILNTAKGGSYLHSWLPRETMQASEAALDRIDDLGWTLSRAHWNEFGWDNYNQPSALYNQKIAPLLGFAIGGVLWYQGESDPVYDASLAMIPLLIESWSAGFNRDGTLLPFAMIQLAPYDGADPTLGPAANPKQVFFAYHRQAQLEVLMDPRYAATTVLVPIHDVSLAWNVPAGQFAWADPIHPVAKIPVGERAGKEAYTAFFYGAVDFLPPTVASIAYDATTITIAFDHVARGLRLIGSAASVATVEVILKNGIRTDVACTILDKDEIRIEGIDTTQVAAVAYGYRSRNEDANLASGYGIPALPFRLPLA; this is encoded by the coding sequence ATGAGAAGACTGCTGGCATTTGCGCTTTCCGCCCTGGTCCTGGCCCTTTCCGCCTGCGTCCCCGGGACGACCCTCGGGACGACGACGGCATCGACGACGATCGGGACGCCGGTCGCGACGACCACGACGCTTCCCACGGCGCTGTCGACGACGGTCCGCACGACCCGCGCGGACGAGACGTCCGACATCGCCCTCGACTTCGACCTTTCGCAATACGACTACCTCGCGCCGACGGTTCCGATCGCGTTGCCCTCGATCTTCGCGGACCATCTCGTCTTCCAGCGGAACAAGCCGATCCGCGTCTTCGGGACCGGAACCCCGGGCGGGATCGCGCTCGCCAAGCTCGTCCTTGCGCAGGATCCGTCGGTCTTCGAGACGGCCGCGGCGATCGTCGCCGCCGACGGCACCTTCGCGCTCGAACTGGCGGCGCTCCCCGGATCGTTCGACGCCTACGTCCTCACCGTCTCCGACACCGTCCGCGAGATCCGGATCGTCGACGTCCTCGTCGGCGAGGTCTGGATCGCCGGCGGCCAGTCGAACATGGCCATGACCGTGCGGGAGGCGGACGGCGGCGTCGCGCTCGCGGACGCCGCGGACGATTCCCGCATCCGCATCTTCGATCAGGCCATCGGCGACCACGACGGGTCGTATCCGTCTTCGCCGGCGGCCGACGTCGCGGGCGGCGCCTGGACCGTCGCCGATTCCGCCGCGGGCGTCCTCGACTGCTCGGCGATCGGCTACGCCTTCGCCCGCGAGCTGAAGCGGCTCCTCGGCGAGGAACACCTCGACATGCCGGTCGCGATCCTGAACACCGCCAAGGGCGGATCGTATCTCCATTCGTGGCTCCCGCGGGAGACGATGCAGGCTTCGGAAGCCGCGCTCGATCGCATCGACGACCTCGGATGGACGCTTTCGCGCGCGCATTGGAACGAATTCGGCTGGGACAACTACAACCAGCCGTCGGCGCTCTACAACCAGAAGATCGCGCCGCTTCTCGGATTCGCGATCGGCGGCGTGCTCTGGTACCAGGGCGAGAGCGATCCCGTCTACGACGCCTCCCTGGCGATGATCCCGCTGTTGATCGAGTCCTGGAGCGCCGGGTTCAACCGCGACGGCACGTTGTTGCCGTTCGCGATGATCCAGCTCGCCCCCTACGACGGGGCCGATCCGACCCTCGGACCCGCCGCCAACCCGAAGCAGGTCTTCTTCGCCTACCACCGCCAGGCCCAGTTGGAAGTCCTCATGGACCCCCGCTACGCGGCGACGACGGTGCTCGTGCCGATCCACGACGTGAGCCTCGCGTGGAACGTTCCCGCCGGCCAGTTCGCCTGGGCCGATCCGATCCATCCGGTCGCGAAGATCCCCGTCGGCGAACGCGCCGGCAAGGAGGCCTACACCGCGTTCTTCTACGGCGCGGTCGACTTCCTGCCGCCGACGGTCGCCTCGATCGCGTACGACGCGACCACGATCACGATCGCGTTCGACCACGTCGCGCGCGGCCTCAGGCTGATCGGGAGCGCCGCTTCCGTCGCGACCGTCGAGGTGATCCTGAAGAACGGCATCCGCACGGACGTCGCCTGCACGATCCTCGACAAGGACGAAATCCGCATCGAGGGGATCGACACGACGCAGGTCGCCGCCGTGGCGTACGGATACCGGAGCCGCAACGAGGACGCCAACCTCGCCTCGGGCTACGGGATCCCGGCGCTGCCCTTCCGCCTGCCGCTGGCCTGA